From one Candidatus Delongbacteria bacterium genomic stretch:
- a CDS encoding NapC/NirT family cytochrome c — protein MTKKVLYIIIGIIFGAIISIISAEMIEHTSDINFCSSCHSMKGVSESYLLDVHGGNSKHAVKAKCADCHLPHNNVTNYLITKGYTGAKDVLGEIFWAESFDWVKNLENRQEFTYSSGCLKCHDIENMKYEIPKAFIAHKDFREGKVRSCVECHEHVGHKNIKNFLTINKEEK, from the coding sequence ATGACAAAGAAGGTACTTTATATTATCATTGGAATTATTTTTGGAGCAATTATATCAATTATCAGTGCAGAAATGATAGAACATACTTCTGATATCAACTTTTGTTCTTCATGTCATTCAATGAAAGGAGTTTCAGAATCTTATCTTCTCGATGTACATGGAGGAAATTCAAAACATGCAGTTAAGGCTAAATGTGCGGACTGCCATCTGCCACATAATAATGTTACAAATTATTTAATTACTAAAGGATATACTGGTGCGAAGGATGTTCTTGGGGAAATATTTTGGGCAGAATCATTTGACTGGGTAAAAAATCTTGAAAATAGGCAAGAGTTTACATATTCTTCTGGTTGCCTCAAATGCCATGATATCGAAAATATGAAATATGAAATTCCAAAAGCTTTTATAGCTCATAAAGATTTTAGAGAAGGTAAAGTAAGAAGTTGTGTAGAATGTCACGAGCATGTTGGTCATAAAAATATTAAAAATTTTTTAACAATAAATAAGGAGGAGAAATGA
- a CDS encoding winged helix DNA-binding protein: MDNILKALEKIITYHRTILCESLKINNITQLQFRIMEIFSETFRENRTITTAAYDLNSPKSTISDAVKDLIKKGFIQRDTGERDGRQSILCLSDKGVELIHNLNKLRSNVFNVLSKTGYEEEEIITKFLMELLSNIIQTEHLTEVKLCLSCRNLDYDKFPETEKPHQCSLTNMRFSYRDLKFDCEEHKIYFSKNVKHKKQKSKI; this comes from the coding sequence ATGGATAATATTCTTAAAGCTTTGGAAAAAATTATTACGTATCATCGAACTATTTTGTGTGAATCATTGAAAATCAATAATATTACACAGCTTCAATTTCGAATAATGGAAATTTTTTCAGAGACTTTCAGAGAAAACAGAACAATTACCACTGCTGCATATGATTTGAACTCACCAAAATCAACAATTAGTGATGCTGTTAAAGATCTGATTAAAAAAGGGTTTATACAAAGAGATACTGGAGAAAGAGATGGGAGACAATCAATCCTGTGTCTAAGTGATAAAGGTGTTGAATTGATTCATAATTTGAATAAACTGAGAAGTAATGTTTTTAATGTTCTAAGTAAAACAGGATATGAAGAAGAGGAGATTATTACAAAATTTCTTATGGAACTATTATCAAATATTATTCAGACAGAACATTTAACAGAAGTGAAATTGTGTTTATCTTGTAGAAATCTTGATTATGATAAATTCCCTGAAACAGAAAAACCTCACCAATGCTCTTTAACCAATATGAGATTTTCATATAGAGATTTGAAGTTTGACTGCGAAGAGCATAAAATTTATTTTAGTAAAAATGTTAAGCATAAAAAACAAAAATCTAAAATTTAG